The region CCGAGGTCGCCACCATGATGGGGACCTGGTCGGCGAGGAACGCCTCGTGCAGCTCCGCACGTGCGCCGGTGGGCATCCCACCGTGGTAGAACAGCGCCGGGAAGCCGGCGTCGGTCAGCCGGGCGGCCAACTCCTCGGAGGCGCGGCGGGTCGGCACGTAGATGATCCCCGGCCGCCCCTCGTCGCGCAGCAGCGTCATCAGTCGCCGCCACCGGTAGTCCTCGTCGGGGCAGTGCGCCACCTCGAGGAACAGGTTGGGCCGGTCCAGCCCGGAGATCACCACGTCCGGGTCGCGCAGCCGCAGACGGGCGATGATGTCGTCGCGCACCGGCGGGGAGGCGGTGGCGGTCAGCGCGACCACCGGCGGCCGACCGATGCCCTCGATGAGGTGACCGAGCGCGAGGTAGTCGGGGCGGAAGTCGTGCCCCCACGCGGAGATGCAGCGCGCCTCGTCGATCGCCACCAGGGCCGGCTTCAGTGCGGCGACCTCGGCCATCCGGTCCGGGTTGCTGAGCTGCTCCGGGGTGATGAACAGGAACTCCGCCCGACCCTCGCGGACCTCGTTGATCGCCTCGGCCTGCTGGGCGGCCGACTCGTTCGAGCTGATCCGCACCGCCCGCAGCTCCGGGCGTTGCCGCTCGTTGAGGGCGGCGATCTGGTCCTGTTGGAGCGCCAGCAGCGGGGAGATCACCACGGTGGGGCCGGGGATCAGGCTGGCCGGGATCTGGTAGATGGCCGACTTGCCGGCACCGGTGGGCAACACCACCAGGGCGTCACGTCGCTTCATCACCGCGCGCATGGCGGCCAACTGGTTGGGCCGCAGCGCCTTCCAGCCGAAGAGGCTCCGCGCCGCGCGGCGCAACGTCATCGAATGCGTGGACAGTTTCATCGAGGGCCGGAGGTACCCGAGCCCATGACCGCCGAAACGCGTTCGGACGATCATGGGCAGGGCGGGGTTGGTCAGCGCAGCCGGGGCAGGACCTCGCGCTGGTAGAGGTCGAACAGGCCCCGGTGGTGCGGGCCGGTGTTGGCCACGTAGACCTCGTCGAAGCCGGCCTTGGCGTACTGGTCGATCATCTCCAGGTGCGCCTCCGCGCTGTTGCCGCAGACGAACGCCTCCTTCAACATCTCCGGCTTGACCAGTTCGGAGGCCTGCTCGAAGTGTCGTGGTGAGGGCAGCACCTGGGACAGCTCACCCGGCACCCCCGCGTTCGGCCAGCGCTCGTACGCGATGCGCATCCCCTCGTCCTCGCTGTCCGCGTACGCCGCCTTGAAGCCGGCCTGGCACGGCTTGTCGCCGCCACCGTTCTCGCGGAAGCGCCGGACCATCTCGCCGTCGGGCATCGTGCTCACGTAGCCGTCACCGATGCGCGCGGCGAGGTCGATGGCCTTCGGACCGAAGCCGGAGACGTAGATCGGTGGAGGGGTGTCGGGCAGCGTGTAGATCCGGGCGTGCTCGACGGTGTAGTGCCTTCCGCGGTGGTTGACGAATCCGCCGCCCCACAGCTCGCGCAGCACCTCGACGGCCTCCTCCAGCATCTCCAGGCGGACGTCGGCCTGCGGCCAGGCGTCGCCGAAGATGTGCTCGTTGAGCGCCTCGCCGGTGCCGACGCCGAGCACGAACCGCCCGCCGTGCAGCACCGCGCTGGTCGCTGCCGCCTGCGCGATCACGGCCGGGTGGATCCGCACGGTCGGGCAGGTCACGGCGGTGGTCACCGGTAGTGAACAGACCTGGCTGAGCGCGCCGATCATCGACCAGACGAACGGGCTCTGGCCCTGTGCGTCCACCCAGGGGTGGTAGTGGTCGGAGATCCACAGCGCCTCGAAGCCGGCCCGTTCGGCACCCTGCGCCTGCTCCAGCAGCTCGGCTGGCGTGAACTCCTCACTGGACAGAAAGTATCCGATCTTCATGGTCTCCCCTTCGGCGCGCGGACCTGCTGATGGGAGAGCGGTACCCCGGGCGTGGTCGGCCACACCGGCCGGCTGCGGCCCGTTTGCTCAGCGTCGACCGAACATCGCCCGGATCGCGGCGAGCAGCAGCAGGGCGCCGACCACCAGGCCGAGCAGGCGTACGCCGGGGATGTCGGCCGGGCTCGTCGCGTCGGCCAGCAGGGCGGGATCCATCCCCGAACTCTCCCGGGGAGCGCGCCCTGAGGCAACTGTAAGGTTTATTGACTATTGAATCGCCCGGTGTGACCATGGCATGACCGCCTGCCGGTGGCGGTGCGCCGATGGCGCGCGAGAGATGGGGTACGGGGGCCGCATGAGCGAGCGCAACCAGCGGGTCGACGGGGGCGCACCGACGCCGGCGATCGAGACCGGTCGTCCTGAGGAGGCGGTGTGACCACGCCCGCCGGTCACCTTCCGGCGCTCGCCGCCGCCGTCCTGCAACCCGGGTTCGTCGGCACCACCCCGCCACCGTGGGTGTGCCGCTGGCTCGGTGCGGGCCTCGGCGGAGTGGTGCTCTTCGCCCGCAACGTCGTCGACCCGGCGCAGGTGGCGGCGCTCACCGCGACGCTGCGCGCCGAGCGGCCGGACGTCATCGTGGCGATCGACGAGGAGGCCGGCGACGTCACCCGGCTCGAGTCCACGCACGGCAGCTCCCGGCCCGGCAACTTCGCCCTCGGCGCGGTCGACGACCCGGAGCTGACCGAAGCGGTCGCCCGGGACCTCGGCGTCGAGCTGGCCGCGGCCGGCGTCACCCTCAACTACGCCCCGGACGCCGACGTCAACTCCAACCCGGACAACCCGGTGATCGGCGTGCGCTCCTTCGGCGCCGACCCGGCGCTGGTCGCCCGGCAGACCGCCGCCTGGGTGCGCGGGTTGCAGGCCGGCGGCGTGGCCGCCTGCGCCAAACACTTCCCGGGGCACGGTGACACCCGCGTCGACTCCCACCACGACCTGCCCCGGATCACCGCCGACCGGGACCGGCTGGACGCCTGCGAACTGGCCCCGTTCCGGGCCGCCGTGGCCGCCGGCGTGCAGGCGGTGATGACCGGCCACCTGCTGGTGCCGGCGCTCGACCCGCAGCTGCCGGCGACGTTGAGTCAGCGCATCCTGGGCGGGTTGCTCCGCGACGAGATGGGCTTCTCCGGCGTGGTGGTGACCGACGCGATCGAGATGCGCGCCGTCGCCGAGCGGTACGGCTTCGCCGGGGCGACCGTCCGCGCTCTGGCGGCCGGGGCCGACGCGATCTGCATCGGCGGCGAGCGGGCCGACGAGCAGGCGGCGCGCGAGCTGCGCGACGCCATCGTCGCCGCAGTCGTCTCCGGTGACCTCCCCGAGGAGCGGCTCGCCGAGGCGGCCAAGCGGGTCGGGCAGCTCGCCGCCTGGACGATGGCCGCCCGCACCGCCGGGTCGGCCGGGCGTGACTCCACCGACGTCGGTCTGGTCGCCGCCCGCCGCGCCGTGCGGGTCACCGCCTCCCGGACCGCGACGGACGCGCTGCCGCTGACCCGCGCGGCGTACGTCGTCGAGTTCGAGCCGCTGCGCAACATCGCCATCGGCGCGGAGACCCCGTGGGGGATCGGCGCGCCCCTGGGCGAGCTGCTGCCCGGCACCAGCACGGTCCGCTACGCCGAGCCCGACGTGCCGGTCGACCCGGGAGCCGGGGCGGGTGCCCGTCCCCTGGTCCTGGTGGTCCGTGACCTGCACCGGCACGACTGGATGCGGTCCGCCGTGCAGCGCGCGTTGGCCGCCCGGCCGGACGCGGTCGTGGTCGAGCTGGGCGTGCCGGAGTTGGTGACCGGGTCGGTGCACCTGGCCACCCACGGCGCCACCCGGGCCAGTGGGCGCGCCGCCGCCGAGGTGCTGGCCGGCGCCCGCTGACCCGCGCCCGCCGACCGACCCGCGTTACGGCAGGTCGGCCACCAGGTCGGCGTACTCCGGATGCTTGTCGATGAACGCGGCCATGAAGGGGCACTGCGGCACCACCTTGGTGCCCCGGGCACGGACCTCGTCGAGAGTGCCCCGGATCAGCGCGCCGCCCACGCCCTTGCCCTGGAAGCCCCGGTCCACCTCGGTGTGGGTGAAGACCAGCACCTCCCCACGCATCAGGTACGCGGTGAAGCCGGCCAACGCGTCGTCGACCAGGATCTCGAAGCGGCGCTTCGCCGGGTTGTCCTCGACCAGGGTGCTCATCCGGTCATTGTCCCCGCGGCACCGGCCAGCGCGTCGAGTTCGGCGAGCAACCGGTCCACCTCGTCGGCGGTGTTGTAGTGGTAGATGCTGGCCCGCACCGCGCCGCCGCTGTCGCGCAGACCCATCAGCTGGAAGTACTCGTAGGCGTAGTAGTCGCCGGCGGAGAGGCAGAACCCGGCGGCGCCCAACGCCTCCTGGGTGGCCACCGGCGTCATGCCGGCGACCCGGAACGACACCGTCGGGCAGCGTCGCGCCGGTGAACCGTAGACCGTGATCGCCGGCCGCTGCGCCAGCCCGGCGAGCAGCCGGTCCAGCAGTGCCTCCTCGTGCGCCTGCGCGGCGGCGAGCCCGGCCCGTAGCCGTGCCCGCCGGTCCCCCACCGCGTCCGGGTCCAGCCCCGCCAGGTGATCGACCGCCGCGGTCACGCCAGCGAGCAGCGGAAAGCTCGGCGTGCCGTACTCGAACCGGTCCGGCACCGCGTCGGACGACGGCACCAGCTTCGCCGGGCGCAGCGCCGCCCACCGGCTCGGGTCGGCCACCATCGCCGCCAGGTGTGGCCCGGACCACTTGTACGCGCTGGTCACCAGCACGTCGGCGCCGAGCGAGGCCAGGTCGGTCGGCCCGTGCGGCACCGAGTGCACCCCGTCGACGTAGACCAGCGCGCCGACCGCGTGCGCGATCTTGGCGATCGCCGGCACGTCCGGCACGGTGCCGATGGCGTTGCTGCCGGCGGTCACCGCGACCAGCCGGGTCCGCTCACTAACCAGGTCGTCGTACTGGGCGGCGGGCAGCTCGCCGGTGCTCGGGTCGACCTCGGCCCAGCGCACCGTCGCACCAGTCGCCTCGGCGGCCTGCACCCACGGCCGGACGTTCGCGTCGTGGTCGAGCCGGGACACCACCACCTCGTCACCCGGGCGCCAGCTCGCGCCGAGCGTGCGGGCCAGGGTGTACGTCAGCGCGGTGGCGCTCGGGCCGAGCACCACCCCGGCCGGGTCGGCGTCGAGCAGGTCGGCCACCGCCGAGCGCGCCTCGGCCACCAGCTCCAACGACCGGCGGCCCGGCACGAAGGCGGCGCTGCGGTTGCCGACCGCCGACCGCATGGCCTCGGTGACCGCGTCGATCACACCGGCCGCGGTCTGGGTGCCGCCGGCACCGTCGAAGTGGACGAAACCCTCGGTCAGGGCGGGGTACGCGGCCCGGGTGCGGGCGATGTCGAACGGCATGTCCCGGACCCTAGCCGGGGTGCTCCCAGCGCTCGTCGTCGCCTGGGCGTCGCGGGCGTCTCGTACTCTTGGCGGGGTGACGAACCGACCCGCCACCATGCCCATGCCCCCCGTCCGCCGCGCCGCCGGTCTCTTCGCCGGTCTGGCGCTCGGCCTCGCCGTGCTCACCGGTTGCAGTTCCCAGGGCGCCTCCACCGACTGTGCGGTGGACGCCTGCACTGTCACCTTCGAGCGGGGTGTCGACGCGAGGACCACCATCCTGGGCATCGAGGCCAAGCTCGTCGGTGCCGAGGGTGACCAGGTGACCGTCGAGGTCGCCGGTGAGCAGCTCACCCTCACCACCGGCCAGCAGGCCGCCGAGGCCGGGGGCTTCGCGGTCACCCTGGACAGCGTGACCGACCAGCAGGTCAAGATCCGCGTGTCGCGCAACCCGGGCAGCTGACCTGGGCGGGCGGCGGTGGCCGACGTTTGGGAATCTTCAGAATCGGAGATTGTGACGCCATGTCACTCACCCGTAGCGCCGAAGCCACCGCCTCCCGTACGGCGGACAGCCGGTGGCTGGAAATCCTCGCCCGGGCCGGCTTCATCGGCTACGGCATCGTCCACCTGCTCTTCGCCTGGCTGGCGTTGCAGATCGCGTTCGACAGGTCGGCCGCCGACGGCGACCAGTCCGGCGCGCTGCGCACCCTCTCCGCACAACCCCTCGGCAAGTTCCTGGTCATCGCCGTCGCGGTGGGCCTGCTCGCGATGGCGATCTGGCAGGCCCTGGAGGCGGCGGTCGGGCACCGCGCCGAGCGGGGCAAGGAGCGGGTCATGGAGCGGCTGGCCTCGGCCGGCCGGACCCTCGTCTACCTCTACTTCGCCTGGACCGCGTTCAAGGTCTTCCGAGACGCCGGTTCGAACAGCGCCGACAAGCAGGAGGCGCTCACCGGCAAGCTGATGACCTCCAGCGGTGGCCGCTGGCTGGTCGGCCTGGCCGGGCTGGTCGTCGCCGCGATCGGCATCGGCCTGGTGATCTACGGGGTGCTCAAGAAGTTCGAGAAGCACCTGAAGACCGGCGAGATGAGCCCGAAGACCCGCCAGCTCGCCCGCCGGCTGGGCATGGCCGGATACATCGCCAAGGGCGTCGCGTACGGCATCGCCGGGCTGCTGGTCATCGTGGCGGCCGTGAACTACGACCCGGAGAAGGCCCGTGGTCTGGACGCCGCGCTGCACACGCTGCGCGAGCAGTCGTACGGCGTGTTCCTGCTGACCCTGGTCGCCCTGGGCATCGCCGCCTTCGGCGTCTACTGCTTCCTCCAGTCCCGGTACCGCAAGGTCTGAGCTGGTCGATACCACGGAAGTCGGGCACTCTTGGGCTTTTGCCCGGAGTGCCTGACGGCTGGTCGAAGGGAAGCAACGGAGCTGTGCAGAACTATCTCGAAACGGCCGTTGCCGCGCTCGTCGCGGCGGCGGTCGCTCTCTTCCTGGTCGAGGTCGTCCACCGGCTGACCCGGCGGTTCGGCCGCCGGTCGCAGCTGCTGACCGAGCTGACCGACCACGCGCACCGCCCGTTCCAGGTCGCCGGGACGGTCCTCGCCGTGCAGTTCGCCGTCCGCTTCAGCACCGGGTACGCGGTCGGCGAGAGCTGGCGCCGCCTGCTGCTGCACGCGCTCGTCCTCGCCGTCATCGCCACGGTGGCCTGGTTGGTGGCCGCTCTGCTGGTCGTCGTGGAGGACACCGCGCTGGCCCGGTTCCGGGTCGACGTGCCGGACAACCGGCACGCCCGGCGGGTTCGCACACAGGTGGTGATGCTGCGCCGACTGACCATCGCGGTGATCGTCATCCTGACCGTCGGCGTGATGCTGATGACGTTCCCGAGCGTGCGGGGCATCGGCGCTGGTGTGCTGACCTCGGCCGGTGTGGTCGGTGTGGTGGCCGCGTTGGCCGCACAGAGCCTGCTCGGCAACGTCTTCGCCGGCCTCCAACTCGCCTTCAGCGATGCCGTCCGGCTCGACGACGTGGTGGTCGTCGAGGGGGAGTGGGGTCGGATCGAGGAGCTGACCCTGAGCTACGTGGTCGTGCAGATCTGGGACGACCGGCGGTTGATCCTGCCCACCTCGTACTTCACCAGCAAGCCGTTCCAGAACTGGACGCGTACCGAGTCGGCGGTGCTCGGCACCGCCGAGTTCGACGTGGACTGGGCGGTGCCGGTGCAGACCATGCGCGAGGAACTACGCCGCCTGGTCGAGGGCACCGAGCTGTGGGACGGCCGGGTGTGCGTCCTGCAGGTCACCGACGCCACCGGCGGGATGGTACGAATCCGCGCGTTGGTCAGCGCCGCCGACGCGGGCAGTCTGTGGGACCTGCGCTGTCTGGTGCGGGAGCATCTGGTGGTCTGGATCCGGGACAACCGCCCGACCGCGATGCCCCGACTGCGTACCGAACTGGGTGACTCCACCAGCAACCTGCCCTGGCAGTGGGTGCAGCCGAGGCGGCCGGTACGCCGCCTGTCCGACACCGAGGCACCCGACGACGCCCGCGTCTTCGGCGGCAGCGACGACGGCGACGCCCGCAGCGAAGCCTTCGTGGGCCCCGAAGAAACCCGCCCCTGACCCCCACCCCCACCCGGCCCTCGAAGGGGCCCGCGCACCCGGCCCCACGAAAGGGCCTGCGCAAGTTCGGTGATGTTGCTGCCTCCGAAGCGCTCGAGGCAGCAACATCGGTGATGTTGCGCGGATCTTGGGCGCGGGGCCGCGACACCCGGCTCTGGTCCGTTGCGGGAGGTTTGGTCGGGCTTGGGTAGGGGATGTGCTGCCGGACGTCTCTGCCTCGATCACGGCATCGGCCGGCGTATTCGCGGCGCGGCGTCCGGACAACGCGGACGGTCAGCTGCTCGGCGCGCTTTAGGATTGACGAGCGGCGACTCCGGGCATACAGCGCGGTGATGAGGAAAGGAGGACAGCATGGCTGACGTGGCGAACGCCCGCACATCCCACAATGGGAGCGAGCCCTCCACCGCCGAGTTGGTGCAACGGGCCACCGAACAGGTCTCCCGTCTCGTGCGGGACGAACTGGCGCTGGCCCGAGCGGAGTTGACCCAGAAGGGCAAGCACGCCGGCATCGGGATCGGCCTCTTCGGCGGCGGCGGTGCGCTGGCATTCTTCGGCCTGGGCGCGTTGGTCGCCACGGCGATCCTGCTGCTCGACCTGGTGTTGCCCGCCTGGGCCGCCGCGCTGATCGTGGCAGTGGCCTGTTTCCTGGTGGCCGGCGTTCTCGCCCTGGTGGGCAAGAAGCAGGTCAGCCGTGCCGTCCCGCCCGTCCCGGCGGCGACGGTCCGCAGCCTCCGGGCCGACATGGACACCGTCACCGCCGCGGTGAAGGACAGGGGGCGGCAATGACCGGCAACGGGACCGGCGACACGGAGGCGCTCCGCGAGGAGATCCGTCGCACCCGGGTCGAGTTGGGCGAGACGATGGAGGCGTTGGCCGCCAAGGCCGACGTCAAGGCGCGTCTGAAGGAATCCGCCGGGCAGGCGAAGGAGCGGATGCGCGAGCAGGCGGCGCAGACCGTCGCCCGGGTCCGCGGGCAGGCGGTGCGTGGCGCCGGGATGGCGCGGGCGCGGGCCCACGAGAAGGGCGAGCTGGTGCGCGCACAGGCGCACGACAGGGGCGAGTTGATGGGCCGCAACCCGGTGCCGTGGGCGGCCATCGCCGCCGGTGCGGTGGCCACCGTGGTGGTGCTGATGATCGTGCGGGGGAGGCGTAGGTGAGCAAGAGCATCAGTCGGGTCGCGTACCGGCCGGTCGGCGTGTTGTTGGGTATCGCCGCAGGCACGGTGGCCGGGGCGATCTTCCGGCAGGTCTGGAAGGTCACCGCGGGCGACGGTGAGGCGCCGAACGCGACCGACGAGGATCGTGGCTGGGGCGAGATCCTGGCCGCCGCGGCGTTGCAGGGCGCGATCTTCGCGGTCGTCCGGGCCGCCGTGGACCGGGGTGGCGCGGTCGGCGTCCGCCGGATGACCGGTTCCTGGCCGGACTGACCACAGCGACTTCGGCCCCCTTCCCGCATCGATGGGAAGGGGGCTTTCGCATGGGTTCGGACGCCGCCCAGCGGATCTCGGGCATCCGTCAGGTCACATGTCGGAGAAATTCGTCGGAGAGGTCGTGACAGACTTTTTGCGTACGTGATTTGCTGTTCCACGCTGTTGAGAGATGGCGTGGGTTGAGAGAAGTCTCCTTCGTGGGGCCACCTCAGGCGCCGCTGCTCGAAAACGGCCAATCGGCCGGACGGCGTGCACGGCCACCAGTTTTTAGAGGGAGATACACATGGCTCAGGGAACCGTGAAGTGGTTCAACGCTGACAAGGGCTTCGGCTTCATCACCGTCGATGGTGGGGGTGCTGACGTGTTCGTCCACTTCTCGGCCATCCAGACCAGCGGCTACCGCTCGCTGGAGGAGAACCAGCGGGTGGAGTTCGAGATCGCTCAGGGTCAGAAGGGCCCGCAGGCCGAGCAGGTTCGTCCCATCTGAGTGAGACGGCCGGCCCCCGCCGGCCAGTGGGACGATCCGGCCAGGGTCGTCGAAAGCCCTGCACCCCGTCAAGGGGTGCAGGGCTTTTCCACGTGCCCAGGGCATGTGGTGGACGGGCTGCTCAGCGTCGGCGGCGCGAGCGCAGGCCAAGCCAGAGCACCACCAGCCCGGCCAGCGCCACGAGTGGGCCGAGCACCGCCCAGATCTTCTCGCCGGTCATCACGCTGCCGCTGACGTAGCCGAGGCCCTGCACCGTCCACACCGCACCGATCACGATGGCCAACAGGCCGAGGGTGAGCGGAAGCCAGCCCCTCATCATGTCCCCTCTCCGCCACCCGAGGCAGCGCGCCGCGGTCCAGCATCGCCGACCGCGCGACGCGACGCGAGCACCCCGGGTGCGCGGGTCACCACCGGTCGTGCACCTGCGGGCGGATCAGCTCGTCGTAGGTCTCGCGTACGGCTGCCAACTGCGCGTCGGTCAGCGGCGACAGGGTCGCCGCCGCGGCATTGCGTCGGGCCTGGTCG is a window of Micromonospora sp. WMMD961 DNA encoding:
- a CDS encoding RecQ family ATP-dependent DNA helicase; this encodes MKLSTHSMTLRRAARSLFGWKALRPNQLAAMRAVMKRRDALVVLPTGAGKSAIYQIPASLIPGPTVVISPLLALQQDQIAALNERQRPELRAVRISSNESAAQQAEAINEVREGRAEFLFITPEQLSNPDRMAEVAALKPALVAIDEARCISAWGHDFRPDYLALGHLIEGIGRPPVVALTATASPPVRDDIIARLRLRDPDVVISGLDRPNLFLEVAHCPDEDYRWRRLMTLLRDEGRPGIIYVPTRRASEELAARLTDAGFPALFYHGGMPTGARAELHEAFLADQVPIMVATSAFGMGIDKPNIAWVVHMALPDSPDSYFQEIGRAGRDGQPARVLLLWRAEDVGLQRFFSGGLPDTDELRDLAALLRRKPATKTELREATGLGPRKLGQYLALLEQVGAAEPRARQRIGAPRYSPTPVNAATAALAEAERQQTVTRSRTDMMRAFAETTACRGQTLLAYFGEQMTEVCGHCDNCHNGTSVADQGAVGPFPVHSRVRHPEWGQGLVLSYEDDKMTVLFDEVGYKTLSVRVVSEQGLLTLD
- a CDS encoding TIGR03557 family F420-dependent LLM class oxidoreductase: MKIGYFLSSEEFTPAELLEQAQGAERAGFEALWISDHYHPWVDAQGQSPFVWSMIGALSQVCSLPVTTAVTCPTVRIHPAVIAQAAATSAVLHGGRFVLGVGTGEALNEHIFGDAWPQADVRLEMLEEAVEVLRELWGGGFVNHRGRHYTVEHARIYTLPDTPPPIYVSGFGPKAIDLAARIGDGYVSTMPDGEMVRRFRENGGGDKPCQAGFKAAYADSEDEGMRIAYERWPNAGVPGELSQVLPSPRHFEQASELVKPEMLKEAFVCGNSAEAHLEMIDQYAKAGFDEVYVANTGPHHRGLFDLYQREVLPRLR
- a CDS encoding glycoside hydrolase family 3 N-terminal domain-containing protein; protein product: MTTPAGHLPALAAAVLQPGFVGTTPPPWVCRWLGAGLGGVVLFARNVVDPAQVAALTATLRAERPDVIVAIDEEAGDVTRLESTHGSSRPGNFALGAVDDPELTEAVARDLGVELAAAGVTLNYAPDADVNSNPDNPVIGVRSFGADPALVARQTAAWVRGLQAGGVAACAKHFPGHGDTRVDSHHDLPRITADRDRLDACELAPFRAAVAAGVQAVMTGHLLVPALDPQLPATLSQRILGGLLRDEMGFSGVVVTDAIEMRAVAERYGFAGATVRALAAGADAICIGGERADEQAARELRDAIVAAVVSGDLPEERLAEAAKRVGQLAAWTMAARTAGSAGRDSTDVGLVAARRAVRVTASRTATDALPLTRAAYVVEFEPLRNIAIGAETPWGIGAPLGELLPGTSTVRYAEPDVPVDPGAGAGARPLVLVVRDLHRHDWMRSAVQRALAARPDAVVVELGVPELVTGSVHLATHGATRASGRAAAEVLAGAR
- a CDS encoding GNAT family N-acetyltransferase, with protein sequence MSTLVEDNPAKRRFEILVDDALAGFTAYLMRGEVLVFTHTEVDRGFQGKGVGGALIRGTLDEVRARGTKVVPQCPFMAAFIDKHPEYADLVADLP
- a CDS encoding cysteine desulfurase-like protein — its product is MPFDIARTRAAYPALTEGFVHFDGAGGTQTAAGVIDAVTEAMRSAVGNRSAAFVPGRRSLELVAEARSAVADLLDADPAGVVLGPSATALTYTLARTLGASWRPGDEVVVSRLDHDANVRPWVQAAEATGATVRWAEVDPSTGELPAAQYDDLVSERTRLVAVTAGSNAIGTVPDVPAIAKIAHAVGALVYVDGVHSVPHGPTDLASLGADVLVTSAYKWSGPHLAAMVADPSRWAALRPAKLVPSSDAVPDRFEYGTPSFPLLAGVTAAVDHLAGLDPDAVGDRRARLRAGLAAAQAHEEALLDRLLAGLAQRPAITVYGSPARRCPTVSFRVAGMTPVATQEALGAAGFCLSAGDYYAYEYFQLMGLRDSGGAVRASIYHYNTADEVDRLLAELDALAGAAGTMTG
- a CDS encoding DUF1206 domain-containing protein — protein: MSLTRSAEATASRTADSRWLEILARAGFIGYGIVHLLFAWLALQIAFDRSAADGDQSGALRTLSAQPLGKFLVIAVAVGLLAMAIWQALEAAVGHRAERGKERVMERLASAGRTLVYLYFAWTAFKVFRDAGSNSADKQEALTGKLMTSSGGRWLVGLAGLVVAAIGIGLVIYGVLKKFEKHLKTGEMSPKTRQLARRLGMAGYIAKGVAYGIAGLLVIVAAVNYDPEKARGLDAALHTLREQSYGVFLLTLVALGIAAFGVYCFLQSRYRKV
- a CDS encoding mechanosensitive ion channel domain-containing protein, translated to MQNYLETAVAALVAAAVALFLVEVVHRLTRRFGRRSQLLTELTDHAHRPFQVAGTVLAVQFAVRFSTGYAVGESWRRLLLHALVLAVIATVAWLVAALLVVVEDTALARFRVDVPDNRHARRVRTQVVMLRRLTIAVIVILTVGVMLMTFPSVRGIGAGVLTSAGVVGVVAALAAQSLLGNVFAGLQLAFSDAVRLDDVVVVEGEWGRIEELTLSYVVVQIWDDRRLILPTSYFTSKPFQNWTRTESAVLGTAEFDVDWAVPVQTMREELRRLVEGTELWDGRVCVLQVTDATGGMVRIRALVSAADAGSLWDLRCLVREHLVVWIRDNRPTAMPRLRTELGDSTSNLPWQWVQPRRPVRRLSDTEAPDDARVFGGSDDGDARSEAFVGPEETRP
- a CDS encoding phage holin family protein, with the protein product MADVANARTSHNGSEPSTAELVQRATEQVSRLVRDELALARAELTQKGKHAGIGIGLFGGGGALAFFGLGALVATAILLLDLVLPAWAAALIVAVACFLVAGVLALVGKKQVSRAVPPVPAATVRSLRADMDTVTAAVKDRGRQ
- a CDS encoding DUF3618 domain-containing protein; its protein translation is MTGNGTGDTEALREEIRRTRVELGETMEALAAKADVKARLKESAGQAKERMREQAAQTVARVRGQAVRGAGMARARAHEKGELVRAQAHDRGELMGRNPVPWAAIAAGAVATVVVLMIVRGRRR
- a CDS encoding DUF4235 domain-containing protein, which translates into the protein MSKSISRVAYRPVGVLLGIAAGTVAGAIFRQVWKVTAGDGEAPNATDEDRGWGEILAAAALQGAIFAVVRAAVDRGGAVGVRRMTGSWPD
- a CDS encoding cold-shock protein gives rise to the protein MAQGTVKWFNADKGFGFITVDGGGADVFVHFSAIQTSGYRSLEENQRVEFEIAQGQKGPQAEQVRPI